The DNA region ATCGAGATTCGATCAACTTTCTTAAATCTTCACTATATGATTTATAATTAAACACGGTTTTACCGAACTCATAACCTGTATTACCTACTTTAACTGCCAATTCAGGTTGCCCAATTACAATATTTAGTTTGTTTGTAAAATCATCAACATTATCAGATACCGCAATAAATGCATTTACATTGTCTTCAAAATACTCTGTAATTGCACCTGCATCTGAAGTAATTATTGGGTTAGATGATGCTACGTATTCACAAATTTTAAAAGGAAACCTAGCAGCATCTTGTAAATTGTTGCTAATTGGTATCAACAAAGCAGTTGCCGATTTATATAAACCTATTAAATCTAAATAAGGTAATTTGGTTAAAAGCTCAATTTTTTTCCCATTTTTTTCAATAAAATCATTCAGTTTACCTAGTTGTTCAGAATTACCGTTAATTACTAATTTTAAGCCATAACCATTATTGATTGCTATTGATTTTGAATATGAATTAATAATAAATTCTATAATATCCATATAGGCCGCAGATCCACAAAACAAAAAAAAAGGTTTCCGTGTTCTTTTAAATTCAATTTTTTTGAAATAATCAAAATCAATAATAGGTGGAATCTTAATGACTGGTACATCAGCATTTAATTTCATAATATGATTGTCTAAAAAAACACTGATTACTATCACCTTGTCTAAATATTTAGTTAGATTAAAATCAAAACTATTTTTTGTGTTTTTATAGGTTACAATATCTCGATTGCTAATAGAATCATAAAACTCAACATAGTCATAGATTAGTTCTAGTTTTAAAACCCGAGTGATAAAATAATAGTATTTTAATGTTTTAAGCTTATGTGCTCTTAATAAAATATGATTTGTCCTTTTAAAAACTTTAAAATAGAGTAATGTTAAAACCTCAATAACATTACCTGTTAAGCGTGCTGCTTTTCTGACAAAAATATTTTTCGGCCTATATGTAAACAATGAAGAATAGAAATATTGTATTCCTTGATAACGACCTAAGATTTTTAAACTTTCCCTTCTTGCTATTTTTTTGTCATGAGTACTTCTATTGTTAACTACTGTAACTTCATACCCTGCATGAATTAATGATTTAGCCAATTGTATTTGCCTTTGTACAGCAGCGGACCCAAACGGGAACCCTCCAGAACCCAAGTATAAAATTCTTGTTTTTTCATTGGTTATGGAATCTTTTTTGCTCATCTATTAAAATACATTAGCTATCTAACTTAAATTACGACTAACATAGTTTTTATAAACATCATTCAAACCTGAGTCCAAATCAATTTTAGCTTTCCAGCCCAAGCTATTTAGTTTATTTACATCTAGTAGTTTTCTAAAAGTGCCGTCCGGCATTTTGGAATCCCATATAAATTCCCCTTTAAAACCTATAATTTTTTTAATTTTTTCGGCTAGTCCATTAATGGTTATATCAACACCGCATCCAATATTTATATGCGTATTCTTAATTTCTGAGGAATCTTTTATTAAGTCACTGAAATTAACTTTTTCAATTAGATAGCAACAAGCATCAGCCATATCATCAGCATGCAAAAATTCCCTCATTGGTTTTCCTGAGCCCCATAAGGTTATACTGACATTATTGGAATTGTCTAACTTTATACCATACTTGTTAAATATTTTTAGAATTGAATCCTTGTCGGAATTGCCGCTTACATTCTCAATAGGTAATTTTTCTAAATTCTTTTTTATGGCATTCCATTCATTATTTTCTAAGCATTTACTTAAGTATATTTTTCGTGTTAAAGCGGGCAGCACATGTGATTTTTCTAAATCGTAGTTATCATTTGGACCGTATAAATTTGTAGGCATTACAGAAATAAAATTAGTACCGTACTGAATATTGTACGATTCGCACATTTTTATACCTGCAATTTTGGCAATAGCATAGGGTTCATTGGTATATTCTAAACCAGATGTTAACAAATATTCTTCCTTAAGTGGCTGATCGGCATTTTTAGGATAGATACAAGAGCTGCCTAAAAAAAGTAATTTTTTTACATTGTTCAAATAGGCATTATGAATTACATTATTCTGGATTTGAGTATTTTCATAAATAAATTGTGCTCTGTAAGTGTTGTTAGCCACTATTCCCCCAACTTTTGCAGCTGCAAGGATTACATATTCAGGTTTTTCATTTTTAAAAAAAGCGTTGACCTCACTTTGGTCTGTTAAATCTAATTCTTTAGATGTTCTGCCAATTAAATTTTTAAATCCTCTACTTTCTAAATTTCTCCAAATTGCCGAACCAACCATACCTCTGTGCCCAGCTATATATATTTTTGAACTTTTATTCATTATTGTTAAAAATTTTTATTCAAAATAATTCAAAGTTTGATACCCTCCTTTTTTTAGGTATTGGTCTTTTTGCATTAATTTAATATCACTAATCATCATATCTTTAACAAGAGCCTGTAAGTCATATTCTGGTTTCCAGCCTAATTCTTTAAATGCTTTTGAGGGATCACCTATAAGCAATTCTACCTCTGTAGGTCTAAAATATCTTGAATCCACTGCAACAACTTCTTTGCCTATTTCTATCTGATAATCCGTATTTTCACATGCTTTTATATAGCCTTTCTCATAAACGCCTTCTCCACGAAACTCGAGTTCTATTCCTACTTCGTTAAAAGCTAATTTCACAAAGTCTCTAACCGAAGTTGTTATGCCTGTAGCAATTACCCAATCTTGAGGTTCATCGGCCTGCAATAGCATCCACATCATACGCACGTAGTCTTTGGCATGCCCCCAATCTCTTTTTGCATCTAAATTGCCCAAAAATATTTGGTCTTGAAGACCCAATGCTATTCTAGCTGTAGCTCTGGTAATTTTTCTTGTAACAAAAGTTTCTCCTCTAATTGGAGATTCATGATTAAACAAAATACCGTTACATGCGTACATTCCATAGGCTTCTCTATAATTTACAGTAATCCAATACGCATACATTTTGGCTACGGCATAGGGCGAACGCGGATAGAAGGGTGTCTTTTCTGATTGCGGTACTTCTTGTACCAATCCGTAAAGTTCAGATGTAGATGCCTGATATATTTTGGTTTTTTTCTCCATGCCTAAAATACGTACCGCTTCTAAAACTCTTAAGGTCCCGATACCATCTGCGTTTGCAGTATATTCAGGTGTATCAAAACTCACTTTAACATGAGACATTGCTGCCAAATTATAAATTTCATCAGGTTGTACTTCTTGAATAATTCGTATTAAATTGGTGCTGTCTGTCATGTCGCCATAATGAAGTATAAAATTAGCATTATCTACATGAGGGTCTTGGTATAAATGATCAATTCTATCAGTATTGAAAAGTGATGATCTACGCTTTAACCCATGTACTATATATCCTTTTTTTAGTAAAAACTCACTTAGATAAGCCCCATCTTGTCCCGTAACTCCAGTTATTAATGCTACTTTTTTATTCATTTTCTTTAATTTTATTGTTCTTAAGCTATTTCAAAAAATAACGTGTTTTTTGGTTTTATATTTTTAGAATTATTTTTATTACTTTATATTATTATAGAATTCTATTACTGTTTCTATAACTTTAATGACTTCATCATCTGTTAATTCAAAATAAAAGGGCAATCGCAATAAATGGTCGGTATAATAATCGCTCATTGATAATTCTGGCACGACATTGCTTTTTGAATAGAATTCGCTTTTGTGAAGACTTAAATAATGAAATACGCTTAATATATTTCTTTCCTTTAAAAAAGAGATCAGTTTAGTTCTTTCATTTAATGATTTACAAATAATATAAAACATGTGCCCATTGTTAGTTGAGTGTTCTGGTACAATCGGTAATTTTATTTTTCCTTGTTTTTCTAATTCGGATAATCCGTCATTATAAAGATTCCATATCGAAACTCTATTTCGTTGGATCATATCCATTTTTTCTAACTGAGCATATAAAAAGGCAGCGGTTATTTCAGACGGAAGAAATGATGATCCTGTGTCTACCCAACCGTATTTATTTACTTCTCCTCTAAAAAAAGAGGCTCTGTTTGTTCCCTTTTCCCATAAAACTTCAGCACGATCAGCCATAGACTTATCATTAATAATCAGCATTCCACCTTCACCAGATATTATATTTTTCGTTTCATGAAATGAATATGCTCCTAAGTGACCTATGCCTCCCAAAGGTTTATCTTTATAGAAAGTGTTAATGGCTTGTGCAGCATCTTCAACAACATAAATACCATATTTATTGGCAATTTTCATTAGCTTATCCATTTCAACGGCCATACTTGCATAATGTACGGGTACTATTGCTTTGGTTTTTTCGGTTATTAAATTTTCAACTTTATCAACATCCATATTAGGGTGATTGGATAAAGAATCAGTAAAAATAATCTTAGCTCCTTGTCTTACAAACGCCAATGCTGATGACACAAAAGTGTAAGATGGAACAATTACTTCATCTCCAGGTTGTATATCTAGCAATAATGCACACATTTCAAGTGCATCTGTACAAGAAGTTGTAAGTAGTACTTTATGAAAGTTGTACTTTTCCGTAAAAAATTTATGACATCTCTTTGTAAATACGCCATTACCCGATATATGACCAGAATTTACCGCCTCAACAATATATTCGGTCTCTTTACCAGTTAAAAAAGGTTTATTAAATGGTATCATATAGTATTATCATTTTAAGAATGTTCATTAAATATATATTGTACAACTTAACAGTTGCTAATTAAAATACTAATATTAAGTAGTAAAGATTTTCTCAATATTTTCTACAAAGGTATCTATATGGAGTTCTTCAAGACCTAATTTTCTAGAATTATCTGACATTCTCTGTAACTCTTCTTTACTTATAGACGAAGCATCGATGATTCTATCAGCGAGTTCATTTACGTTTTTTAGCTCTGCTAAAAACCCTGTTTTATTGGGAATTACTAAATCAGGAGCAACTCCCATTTTAAATGACACTACTGGTGTACCACACATAATAGATTGATTAATCATGAAAGGACCTCCATCTTGAATTGAAGGACAAATGTAGAAATCTGCGGTTTGATAGGCTTCTGCCAATTGTCCTTGATTATTAAAATGACCTAAGTACTTATATTCAAATGGCAATTCTTTTTCTATATAGTCAAAATTATTCCCAGCTATTATCAAAAATATATTTTGTCCTTTATTTTTATCTTTAATAATTTTTAAACTCTTTATTAAATAATCTATTCCTTTTCTTTTATGAGCCAAATTATTGGTACCAATAAAGAATACCATCTTATCATTAGGAACACCTAATTTTATTCTTAAATCATTTTTAGAAACTGGTTTAAATAATTTATCTACGGGTAAAAACGCTTTATGAATTGGTTTATTTCGATATAATAAACTTGTTTTAGCAGTTTTATAATCGTTAGTTGTACCTGTAATTAATCTAATATCTGTTCTGTTTATAAATTTTTGTTTAAAATCAAAGTTAATATAAGACTGGTCTTTTGGATTTGTTGATCTCATTCCTGGGCAAGATCCGCAACCGATTAAATATTTTTTACAATCCCAAAAATAATGACAACCTCCCGTTAATGCTGCTGAATCCATTAAATACCAAAAAATAGGTGCTTTGGTAGCTTTGTTTAATTCATGTAAGTTTTCAATATTTAAATATTTTTGGGGAAATAAATATATGATTACATCTGGCTTAAAATCAATATGTTTTAAAACATCTTTGGTATTAAAATACTGTTTTGTTTGGTCATAATCTTGTATTGAATAATCATTATCCAAAAAATCGTTTTTCGATTTAACTCCAAAAATTTTTTTTAGCCTATTCTTTATTTTAAACTTTAGAACATCTGTCTTTGATTGGATACAAACAACATCATCTTCCTTATAACGAGCATATTCTTTTACTATTAACTTTGAATGATGACCCTTTGCTTGTAAACCCTTTAAAAGACTATGAGCTATTACACCAGCTGTAATATATGGATTGTTACTACTTAGTATTAATATATTCATTTATTGCTATTTTCCCCAAATCCCTGTTGCACTATTGTTTATTAATTTTCTATATTGAATAGGTGCTAAAATGAGACCATAGAAGTTACTTAAAATGGAAGCTACTACAAGACCGATCATTCCTATTTTATAGTATTTAACTAGTATAATTGCAACTGCAATAAATACTAGTGCTCCAATAGCACTACTATACATTTGTAATTTTATTTTACCTACACCGTTAATAAACATCACAAATATGCCACCAAAATTAAAGGTTATGAAATATATTAATAGTGCTATCGATAGTTTTAGTGGGACTTCTACTTTTCCTTTAGACAAAATATGATAGAAGGGATCAGCAAAAAATACCATTAATATACCTCCTATAGCTAATCCACCCCAAATCATTAGTAATTTTTTTACAGTGTTTTTAATCCAAACCATATCTTTTTTAACCCATGCTTCTGTATACGCAGCCCAGAAAGGTGCTACAATTATGTTAAATGCCATCATTAAAATTGAAAAATATTTATATCCAATGTTATAAACAGTTACTTCTGCTGGCCCAAGATATTGTGCAATGATAAAATTTGATGATTGATATACAATGAGGCCTATTATTTGAATAAAAAAAAACTTGACACCTAGATTTAATAAGTCCTTGGCGTATTCCATTTTTACGTGACTAAAAGAAGGTGCTATATGTTTATAATCATTATTATAAAAATAGATGGTAGCTACTAAAAGGACAATTACTGGGACTACGCTTATCACCCATCCAAGATAAACTAAAGACCCTTCTGTTGTTTTTGTCAGAATATAAATTAGAATAAGAGCTATTAAATTGCCTATTGGCCCAAAAATATTACCTAATGCGGGGCGTTGGTCAGCAAATAATACTACACTTATTAACTGCATTACAAATTTTAAAAAGAAAAAACCAAAAATAATAAATGTTAAACTTGTTAATTCAGTAAAAAGTTTCTTATCAGTATTCAATATAACTGTCCAATCAATATAGAAATTAGATATAAAAAAAATAACAGCAATAAAACTGGTTATAAGTGCCAAGATTGCATAAGTTGTACTCACATAAATTTTACCTAATTTATAATCTTTTACCGCTAATGCTTCAGCTAACTTATTCTTAAGCCCATTACCTAAACCTACTTCAAAAAATGAAAACCAAGCTAAAAAGGAAGTCAAAGTTAAAAAAATACCATAGTTAGTTTTATCTAAATAATCTAATGTAATTCGTATCATTAGAAAACCAACAATCATACTCAATCCTTTTATAAAAGCAGAAGCAATAATGTTCTTTTTTGCTTTTACAGTACGTTCATGTCCTTTAAAAAATGATTTTATTATATTAAAAGGCTTCCAGTTCATTAAGACAAATTATTGATTGAAAGTATTTGTTTATTATGCCTATGGAGGTAATATTTATTTGTTAGTAGAGCAAAAAGAAGTCCCATTTCAAATACCGAAAAATGGACTAATGTTAGATTAGATAAAGCAAAACCTAAAAACGCTAAAAAGGGTCCCCAATAGGTGGTAATTTTTGCATCTTTATATAATCTTTTAGTTATTAAAAAAATAAATATTAAAAAAGGGATTCCACCAACCAGTCCATACATATAAAAGAGCATTAAATATCCAACATGAATCTGAGATGATCTGCCTGCTAATAAAGTTTCTAATTCATAATTATGCCTAGGTTTAGTACTACCCATACCATACTTTTCATTACCTTTTCCGAAAACAGCATTTTTCCAATATAGTTTGTTAAATATAACAAAGGCTAAAATTCTTGTACTGGAGGACTTCTGACTACCTTTATCATTTATTTCTAATATTCTATTTTCAACAATATCCTTGGCATTTATACCAACGTTATTAAGCGTAATATAAGTCCCAACGGCAATTACGGGGACTAAAATAGAATATTTAAAAACTCTTCTTACCTTATCTTTATGATTTATTATTAATATAAAAAAAACCAACAATGCATTTATCATTAACCATCTTGCCCGAGCAAGCATTGCGAAAATCAAACCAAATATTATCCATATTAATAATGATTTTTTTTTTCGGGCTAGTACTTCTGCAATTATAATAAAAATGGGAATAAAGCCATATCCACTGCTATTTGACCCTAACCAAGAGTATATTGAATCTATTCTATCTTCGGCTCCAATTTCTTTTGAAAACCCTTCTGAAACTAAATCAGGTCTAACAAAAAAATTTTCATTATGTATCTGCTGTATTATTATTACAAAAAAAGCCACAATTAATACAGCTTTACTTATTTTTAATAAGCGATTAAAATATTTTTTAGATAATGATACATTTTCTAAAATAAGCATAAAGTTAAAGGCTCCAATCTCTCTATTTGTTATTAAATAATTCATTTTAAAATCTCTATCCAGTATATAAAATGTTGAATAAAACATATATAAAATGAAAATTAAATAAAACCACAAGTATAATGGAACCTTTACCGAATTTTTTCTATTACCATGAAAAAAGATCAAAACAAGGCCTAAATAAGAAAGTAAAGTAAGCGTTGTATTAAAATCTTTTGAGGTTAATTTATATAAAATATAAGCAGCAAAGGGAGCAACTGTAATTAAAAGCAGTAAAAATCGATTGAATTTATTTGGTAAGGAATAATAACTACTCAAAACTATAAATTTAAAATGGACTACTATAATTTTCCAATTTAACCATCTGTTCATCTTTACCAGATAGTATTGGGTTATCGAAAGGCCAATCGATACCACAACTATCCCATTTTATTCCTGTATCACAATTTGGGTTATATACCGTTGTAGTTCTATTCAAAAAAATTGCATTTTCAGTTAAGGCATAAAACCCGTGAGCAAATCCTTTTGGAATATAAAGCATATTGCCTTTTTCGGCATCTAACTCTAAAGTAAAATTTTGTTTGTATGTCGATGAATTTTTTCTCAAATCAACTACTGCATCAAATATTTTACCAGAAATACAGGTTACACACTTAACATGATCTTCTGGTGGTGTTTGAAAATGCAAACCTCTTAAAACATTCTTCTTAGAAACTGAATAATATTCTTCTTTAAAATCGGTTTCTAAACCTAATTCTAAAAAAGTATCTTTATGAAAGGTTTTTATTAGCTTTCCTCTATCATCTTTAAATATTCTTGGTTGTAATTCAAAACATCCTTGGATTGAAGTTTCTATTTTATTCATAAATTAGTATATATATCTAAAATCAAAAACGTTTTTGTTTGAAATTTGCTCTTTTTGTTCTTTAAATTCTTTCCATGAAGTTAAAATAACCACATTTTCAGATTTATCTAAAACAGAAGATAAATCATTACAATAACTAATATTTATAGTGGGATAATGCTTTGCAAATTCACTATTAGCAATAGGATCATACGCATTAATATTTGTATAACCAGCTTCTATTAATTTTTCAATTATATCTTTACTCGGTGTTAATCTTACATCATCAGATTCGGGTTTAAAAGCCAAACCTAGTATGCCAATACTATCTGTTTTATCTAATTTTGAAGTTATTTTTTTAACCACAAAATCTTTAATATTGCAATTAATTTTTAAATTACCACTCAATACTTGTGTATCAACACCATTTTCAATTGCAATACTATTTAAAGCGGAGGTATCTTTTGGTAAGCAATACCCACCATAGCCGCAACCAGGATAAACATAACTTGCCATTCCCGCTGGACTACCTGTCCACCTTTTGTCCTCATGTAATATTTTAAAAGCTTTAGATACATCAATATCTCCAATACCATCCGCTATCATTGACATTTCATTAGAATAACTTATTAATGTAGACAATAATGTATTTGACAGATATTTAATAAATTCAGCCGAATTGTAAGTAACATAATGAATTGGTGCATTAAAAGGTTTATATATTTTGTCTAAAATTGATTTTGATTTATCATCTTCAACACCTAAAACAATTCTATCAGGTTCTATAAAATCTTCCCAACAATAACCTTCTCTTAAAAATTCTGGGTTTGAAGCAAAACCTACATTTCTTTTATATGTTTGCTGCTTTTCTTTTACATAAGGTATTACTTTTTTAGAAACTGTTGAAGGTGGTACGGTCGATTTGGTAATTATTACCTTGAACTTATTGTCATCAACTTCGATTATTTGGTCTATTGCTGCTAAAATATATTTTAAATCAGCACTACCATCAGGTGCAGAAGGAGTCCCTACACAAATAAATACGGCTTCACTGTTTTTAATCGCTTCTTCAAAAGTAGCATCAAGAAAAAATGATTTTCCTAAAGTTTCTTGTAAAACTTCTTTTAAATGAGGTTCGTGAAACGGAATTTGATGATTATTTAGCATGGCTAAACGTTCTTCATCAATATCAAAACCGTATGTTTTAAATCCTTTTTTTGCAAAACCTAATCCAGTTGTTAAGCCAACAAAACCTAATCCTAAAATAGTAATCATAATAATTTTCCGTCGTTAATTTTTAAAAACTCTAAATATCTACCAATACCTTCATCTACATGAATGGTTGGGTTATAATCTAACTTTGACTTTGCTCTGTCAATAATTGGACATCTTCTATTGGGGTTATCTGTCATATATTCCTTATCTTCAGGTACATCAAAAACAACACTTCCATTATAATTAAAAACCTCTTTTGCATTTTTTGAAAATAGTTTAGCAAACTCTGCCACTGATACTTCAGGTTCTGCAATTCCAATATTAAAAACATCTAATTTACCATGCAATAATACTTTTAAATACCCAGCAATGGCATCAGCTACATAGCAAAATGTTCTAGTTGGTTTTCCATCTGAGAACATTACTAAATTTCTACCTTCAATAACAGCCTTTGCAAAATCAGCTGGTAACCTTTTGTCATTAACATTCATTCCAGGTCCGTAATTATTAAACGGTCTTGCAATGGAAATTGGCATATTATACTTTTGATTGAATATATAGCACATTGTCTCACCAAACCTTTTTGCTTCATCATAGCAAGCTCTTGGCCCCATAGTGGCTACATTACCTCTATAATCTTCATGTGTAGGAATAAATTCAGGAAAAGGATCTCCATAAATTTCACTGCTTGAAAAGAATAAAAGTCCGTCAATATCCTTTTGCTTGTAATAATCTAAAATTCTTCTTAAACCTGTAATATTAGCGTCAATGGTTTCTTCAGGATAGATTCTATAAAAAATTGGTGATGCAATTGAAGCACCATGGATTATAAGATTTGCTTCACTGGCACCTTCAACTTCTGAAATATTATCAGTAATAACGTTGAATTCTTTTAGGATAACTTTTTCATTATTCTTTTCTAATGTCTCTAACCAATCTCTAGTTCCTGTTAAAAAGTTATCTAAACCAACAATTTTATTAATTTGAAGTTCATCTGCATATTTAGCTAAAAAATGCATAAAGTAATATCCTAAAAAACCACCACAACCTGTAATGATTATTGTTGAATTATTGAATTTTGCTTTTTCTTTATCAGATAGTTTGCCTAAAATATAGGCCATATCTTCAGTTAATATTTTATTCATTAATTATTGTTTTTAAAATTCTTTTTTAAATTTATACAACTATCATAACAATTGAAAATGTAAATTTCCTAACAATATTTATATTTTATTACCAATTTTTCCAAGGAGCATTTCCTTTATCCCATTCTGCTTCAAGTACCGTTTTATCTCTTAAAGAGTCCATACTTTGCCAATACCCTCCGTGTTTATAGGCTGATAATTGGTTTTCTTTAGCTAAATTTTCCATTGGATCTCTTTCCCATACAGTAGCGTCTTCATCAATAAAATCGAATATTTCTGGCTGCAAAACAAAAAATCCACCATTAATCCAAGCGGTTTCACTTGTTCCACCCTTAGGCTTTTCCCTAAAGTTTGTAATATGATTATCGTCAGGTTTTAAATTAAATGCTCCATATCTACCAGGTTGTTGTACTGCGGTTAATGTTGCATAATTATTTTGTTCTTTATGAAAAGCTAATAATTTATTAAAATCAACATTACTAACACCGTCACCATAAGTTAAAAAGAAAGGTTCATTGCCAACATACTTCTGAATTCTCTTTATTCTACCACCAGTCATGGTATTTTCCCCAGTATCAATAAGCGTAACTTTCCAAGGTTCTATACTATTATTGATAAGTTGTGTTTCGTTGTTTTTCAAATCGAAAACTACATCTGAAGAGTGCAAATAATAACTTGAAAAGAATTCTTTAATCATGTGCCCTTTATAACCACAACAGATAATAAAATCGTTATGTCCATAAGAAGAATACATTTTTAAAATATGCCATAAAATTGGC from Aureibaculum sp. 2308TA14-22 includes:
- a CDS encoding UDP-glucose dehydrogenase family protein produces the protein MITILGLGFVGLTTGLGFAKKGFKTYGFDIDEERLAMLNNHQIPFHEPHLKEVLQETLGKSFFLDATFEEAIKNSEAVFICVGTPSAPDGSADLKYILAAIDQIIEVDDNKFKVIITKSTVPPSTVSKKVIPYVKEKQQTYKRNVGFASNPEFLREGYCWEDFIEPDRIVLGVEDDKSKSILDKIYKPFNAPIHYVTYNSAEFIKYLSNTLLSTLISYSNEMSMIADGIGDIDVSKAFKILHEDKRWTGSPAGMASYVYPGCGYGGYCLPKDTSALNSIAIENGVDTQVLSGNLKINCNIKDFVVKKITSKLDKTDSIGILGLAFKPESDDVRLTPSKDIIEKLIEAGYTNINAYDPIANSEFAKHYPTINISYCNDLSSVLDKSENVVILTSWKEFKEQKEQISNKNVFDFRYIY
- a CDS encoding NAD-dependent epimerase/dehydratase family protein is translated as MNKILTEDMAYILGKLSDKEKAKFNNSTIIITGCGGFLGYYFMHFLAKYADELQINKIVGLDNFLTGTRDWLETLEKNNEKVILKEFNVITDNISEVEGASEANLIIHGASIASPIFYRIYPEETIDANITGLRRILDYYKQKDIDGLLFFSSSEIYGDPFPEFIPTHEDYRGNVATMGPRACYDEAKRFGETMCYIFNQKYNMPISIARPFNNYGPGMNVNDKRLPADFAKAVIEGRNLVMFSDGKPTRTFCYVADAIAGYLKVLLHGKLDVFNIGIAEPEVSVAEFAKLFSKNAKEVFNYNGSVVFDVPEDKEYMTDNPNRRCPIIDRAKSKLDYNPTIHVDEGIGRYLEFLKINDGKLL
- the rfbF gene encoding glucose-1-phosphate cytidylyltransferase; translated protein: MKTVILAGGFGTRLSEETGIRPKPLVEIGGKPILWHILKMYSSYGHNDFIICCGYKGHMIKEFFSSYYLHSSDVVFDLKNNETQLINNSIEPWKVTLIDTGENTMTGGRIKRIQKYVGNEPFFLTYGDGVSNVDFNKLLAFHKEQNNYATLTAVQQPGRYGAFNLKPDDNHITNFREKPKGGTSETAWINGGFFVLQPEIFDFIDEDATVWERDPMENLAKENQLSAYKHGGYWQSMDSLRDKTVLEAEWDKGNAPWKNW